The stretch of DNA ATCCTCGATAGACTCAATCTGTGGGAGTAAAATGGTGAATTCGTCACCGCCCCAACGAGCCAGAGTATCTTGTGGCTGCAAACAACTTTGTAGACGTTCGGCAAGAGCCATCAACAGTTGATCTCCCACGAGATGACCCAAACTATCATTCACCACTTTAAATCGATCTAGGTCGAGGAATAAAACAGCGAACAGGTCATTTGATTGAGAGCCACCGCGTGCAATTGTCTGCTGTAACTTGTCCATAAACAAAGCTCGGTTAGGCAGTCCAGTGAGAACATCATAGAAGGCAAGACGAATTAACTTTTCTTCCATCAGTTTGCGTTCGGTAATATCAGTGGCAATTCCTTCAATGCGAACAGCCTGACCATTGGTGTCATAAATTAAGTGGCTACGGTTAAATAGCCATCGCACTTGCCCATCAGGTCGAATAATCCGATATTCTATTTCCTGGCTACCAGTCTCAAACAAAGGTGGAACTGCTTCACCTACCCGTGCTTGATCGTCAGGATGAATCATCTCAAACCAGAGATTGGAATTAGTGAAAAAGTCGTCCGCGCAACAACCGTAAATCTTCTCAACAGCCGAGTTGAGATAAAGAGTTTCAAAAGTAGCAGCAGAAATTGACCAAACCACATCTTCCAGAGAATGCAGAATGCCATCAAGACGTTGTTTACTTTCTTGTAGTGCAGCTTCTGCCTTTTTACGAGCAGTGATGTCAGTCACCATCCCCAATGCGCCAACATAATTTCCCTGGTCGTCGAACAATGGGGCGCAAGAAATAATTGTCCATAATTCGGAGCCATCGTGACAACGGAATTTAAAATCATGTCTTTCGTGAATACCTTGATGACGGCGCACAAGGTAGGCATTGGCAATTTCGATTCCTTCGCTGTCCATAAAACAGAACAGTGATTTACCCAACATCTGTTCAATGGAGTAACCCAACATCGCCGCCATTTGTTTGTTGACAAACGTAGTCTGGTTATCACAATTGAGTACCCAGATTCCTTCAGTAGCTGTCTCCACAATCCGGCGATACTGTTGTTGTTGCTTGTGTAGCGTCTGAGCAATTTCTATGCGCTCAGTAATATCAGTTTGAACACCAAGAAAATGAGTTAATGAACCATCAGTATCAAATACTGGTGCGATGTGGAGTTCATTCCAAAATAGCGAACCATCTTTACGGTAATTTTGTAAGACAACATGGCACTCCCTTTGTTGAGCAATTGCATTGCGTAACTCATCAACTCCTGTTTGATTTCGCTGTTTCCCTTGTAAGAAACAGCAGTTACGTCCAATAACTTCCGCAGCACAATAACCTGTAATCACCTCAAAAGCCGGATTGACATAAATGATGGGATTATTTGGTTTTTGAGCATCTGTCAAAATAATTCCATTGCTACTAGCACTCAAGGTGCGCTCTAGTAAATGTAGTCGTGTTTTTAACTGTTGGTAATCAGCTTCCTCAAGCGTGTTTTTGTGGAGTGTTGTGATACTTGTATGATTAGAGATATTTTTAATATGAGAGTCTAGCGATTCTATTTGTGTTGAGATATTTGCAGTCTGAAGTGGATGTTGTACAGCATTCGTCAGTACAGTATTTATCTGCGGGCTTTGCTCCATAAATAAGAACAATCCGGCTAACTTGCCTTCATAGTTAACGGTTTTAGCTGAGATTTGGGCTGCAAAAATATCGCCATTAGATTTTTTGAGTTCTACTACTTGATTTTTGATAACGTTATGAGTTTTAAGTTGACTAATTAGCCAATTCCATAAATCAGGATTAACAAAAATATCGGATTTAATTTCGGAAATTCGTTTGTCAAACACTAAATCGAAACAAAGTGAGAAACTCTGATTATCAAAAAGAATCTCGTTGGTTTCGAGGCAAATAATAATTATAGGAAATGGGCTAAGTTCTGCTAAAGAGCCAAGCAAGCTTTGCCAGTTTAAAAGGGAATCTTTACAAACTTCTAGTTCCGATAGCAGCTCCCTTTTTCTCTCCTGAAGCTTAGAAATGTACTTCTTGTTTGAAGAAGTCAAGTTATTGTTTTTCTTGTAAAACTTACGCTGATTTCTATACACGATATTACAAGCAGGCATATTGCCAGATTTATGTAAAATTCCAGCGAATCTAGCCAAATATTACTTAGCCCAAAGCTTTGAGTCATGAGTTTTATCTGCTGACACAAAAATAGGAAAGCAACGCCCAATTTTGCTTTTTTTAGGTTGTGAAATTTTTTGAAGAAAGTAATAAAGCTGAAGAAAATTTTTCACCTTTTGGAAAGGCGAGAACAGCATCATTACTATTTAAATGTTGATTTTAAAAACTAATTGTTAATCTGTTCTTAAATTTACCCCTTTGGATAGAGGAAGTTACATTCTTAATTAAAAATTTATATATGGGAAATATTTCTTAAAGTTACTTTAGTTATAGATTTCTTTGAATAAGGCGATAAGCTTTAACAGCGACCTCCCCCTCACCCCCTAACTAAAATACCAACCGCAAGCGATAGAACTTTACCGCAAGCAACCCCGAAAGAACCGCCACTCACCCAAGCTCCGACCAATCTCCCAAATCCTCAGAGCGCTCCAGATACCCGGTAATACCCGCAGGCGAGCCAATCAGGCTTACAGCATGGGAAGCACGCGGGGACGAGATCCGGTCGGGAATGCTGCGTCGATTCGATCGAGTTCGGTTTGGGTCAGATTGAGTTCCCCGGCTCCGGCGTTTTCAGCGGCGTGTTCGGGGTTGGATGCTTTGGGGATTGCGAAGAGCGAGGAATGACGCACCAGAAATCGGAGCGCGACTTGGCGAGGGGTGGCGTTATGGGCGGCGGCGATTTCCTGTAGTACGCGACCTGCGGTTGTGCGCGAGCTGGGAAAATCCCCATGACCGAACGGGCTGTATGCGACTACGGCTACCCCATGCTTCTCACACCAGGGGATCACAGCGTGTTCGATTGCTCTCTGTCTCAAATGGTAAAGGACTTGATTGCAGACGAGAGAACCCTCGCCAGCGATATTCTGGACTGTTTCAAGGTCAGGCACATCGAAGTTGCTCACGCCCCAGCAGAGAATCTTCCCCTCGTGCTGAAGCTGCTCGAAGGCAGCGATCGTCTCCTCCAGTGGGTGTTGACCGCGCCAGTGCAACAGATAACAGTCCAGCCGATCTGTATGAAGTCGAGCGAGCGATTTCTCGCAAGCTATGATCGTCCCTCTGCGAGAAGCATTTCCAGGAAGAACCTTGGAAACCAGGAAAACCCGATCGCGTCGTCCAGCGATCGCCTCGGCGACCACCTCCTCGGCTCTGCCGTACATCTCCGCTGTGTCGATATGGGTCATGCCGAGATCGAGTCCTTGGCGCAAAGCGGCGATCGCTGAGGCGCGGTCACCGTTGTCGATGTACCAGGTTCCTTGGCCGATCGCTGCCACCTCGCGCTGCGTGGAACCAAATCGATGCTGTTCCATACCTGTCCTCCTGATTAACGCTCCGAGTCCTCACACCATCTGCCGTACCTGCCCTGCATGGCTGAACAGCTCGATCATTTCCCGATTGAAGGCTGGAATGTCGTCTGGCTTGCGGCTCGACACGAGATTGCTATCAACTACAACTTCCTGATCTACCCACTGGGCACCTGCGTTCTGGAGATCGGTCTTGAGCGACGGCCACGAGGTGAGCCTTCGTGCGCGCACCACATCTGCGTCGATCAGAGTCCAAGGCCCGTGGCAGATCACCGCTACCGGCTTGTCAGTATCGAAGAAGGACTTTATAAACTCGATCACCTTAGCTTGAGTCCGAAGTTGATCTGGATTGGCAACACCACCGGGAAGCAGGAGGGCATCATAGTCGGCTGGATTTACTTGATCGAGGGGGACATCTACCGGGAAAAAATCCCCTTTGTCATAATAGTTCCAGCCCTGAACGCGATCGCTCTTAGGTGAAATGATATGGGTTTGAGCACCTGCTGACTCAAGGGCAAGCTTTGGTTGAGTCATTTCAACTTGTTCAAAGCCATCTGTAACCAGAATGGCAACTTTCTTATTTGTGAGCTCTTCTGTCATCTCTACCTCCTAAAGTGTTGGCTAGACTTGGTTTTTTCGTGTTCTTGTGGGGTTTTAGGCAGCCTGACCTGGCTTGAGCACGATCTTGATACAGTTGTCCTTCTTGTGTTTAAAAATTTCGTAGCCGTGGGGTGCTTGTTCTAGCGGTAGACGATGGGTGATTACAAAAGATGGGTCGATATCGCCATTTTGGACGCGCTCAAGTAGTGGGCGCAGGTAACGATGAACGTGCGTTTGTCCGGTTTTAAATGTTAAGGCTTTGTTCATAGCAGCACCCATCGGTATCTTGTCTACAAAGCCGCCGTAAACACCAGGAATTGAAACAGTGCCACCTTTGCGGCAGGCAACAATCACTTGCCTTAGGGCAGTGGGTCGGTCGGTTTCCATACGCACGGCTTGCTTTACCTGGTCGTAAAACGCATCAGGGCCCGTACCGTGGGCTTCCATTCCCACAGCATCCATGCAAGCATCGGGGCCGCGACCACCGGTCATTTCTTTCAATGCTTCACCAACATCAACTTCCTCATAGTTAAGGACTTCTGCCTTACCGTCTTTCGCCATCTGTAGGCGTTCGGGAACTCGATCAATCGCAATGACGCGCTCGGCACCTAACATATATGCACTTCTAATGGCAAACTGTCCGACTGGGCCGCAGCCCCAGATCGCTACAGTATCTCCTGGCTGGATATCGCAGTTTTCCGCTGCCATATAGCCAGTGGGGAAGATATCCGTCAGAAACAGGACTTGTTCGTCTGTTAGTCCATCAGGAATCTTGAATAAACCGACATCGGCAAAAGGAACGCGGGCATATTCAGCTTGACCTCCAGCATAGCCACCCATCATATGGGAGTAGCCGAAAAGACCAGATGGAGAATAACCCATGAGTTTTTCTGGTATCCAGGCGTTGGGGTTGGAGTTATCGCACAGCGACCACAAATCTTTTTGACAAAAGAAACAGGAGCCGCAGGAAATGGTAAAGGGGACAACAACGCGATCGCCTATCTTTACATTCTTGACGGCACTGCCTAGCTCAACGACTTCCCCCATGAATTCATGACCAAGGATGTCGCCCTTTTCCATCGTGGGGATGTAACCGTCATAAAGATGTAAATCAGAACCACAAATCGCTGTTGACGTGATTTTAACAATCGCATCACGCGGATTGATGATTTTTGGATCGGGTACTGTATCAACTCGTACATCATTAGCGCCGTGCCAGCAAAGTGCTTTCATTGATTTGTTCTCCTTTTTTTATTTCGCGCATTAGCCAGAGGCGAAGCGTTAGACGCAAAGGGTAAGAGATGATAAGCTTCCTTAGCGTCTTTCCACCTTGCCACACCCCAAAATTTGCTTGAGATCAGGGTTTGAGTAAGACTTTGACGCAGTTGTCTTGTTTGTGTTTGAAAAGCTTAAAGCCGCGTGGTGCGTCTTCAAGACTGAGGCGATGTGAGAATACAGCAGATGGATCGACTTCGCCTTCGATGACGTGACTCAGCAACCGAGGCATATACTTTTGACCGTGCATTTGTCCCGTTTTGAGCGTCAAGGCTTTGTTCATGAAAGCGCCCATCGGCATCTTGTCCACGAAGCCAGCATAAACGCCCATGACCGACAGAGTGCCACCCTTGCGACAAGCCAGAATCATTTGCCGCAACACATGAGGGCGATCGGTTTCCAGCCGTACTGCCTGCTTCGCTTCATCGTAGAATCCTTCCAGCCCGATCCCGTGGGCTTCCATGCCACAGGCATCAATGCAAGCATCGGGGCCGCGCCCGCCTGTCATTTCTTTTAAGGCTTCACCCGCATCGACTTCCTCATAATTGATCGTTTCCGCTTTCGCAAAGTCCTTAGCCAGTTGTAAGCGGTAGGGAAAGCGATCAATGCCAATCACGCGCTCGGCACCGAGTAGATAGGCACTGACCATAGCGAACTGTCCGACTGGGCCACAACCCCAGACTGCTACGATGTCTCCAGGCTGAATATTACATAAATCTGCTCCCATGTAGCCGGTGGGAAAGGCATCGGTGATCGGCAGCAGTTTTTCATCGGGAATGTCTTGGGGAAGTTTGAGCGCGCCATGATCGGCAAACGGCACGCGAACATATTCTGCATCGCCACCGGCATAGCCACCGAATAAATGGGAATAGCCATAAATTCCCGACGTACCAAAGCCAAACACCTTCTCCTGCATCCAAGCGTTGGGGTTGGAGTTATCGCATAGTGACCATAAATCCCGTTGGCAGAAGAAACATGAGCCGCAACCGACCATAGAAGAGACAGCCACGCGATCGCCCTTTTGCAATTGCTTGACTTCGCTACCAATTTCAACAACTTCCCCCATAAACTCGTGACCAAGAATGTCACCCGGTTGCATCGTCGGAATGTAGCCATCGTAGAGGTGCAAGTCAGAACCACAAATGGTTGTTGATGTCACTTTAAGGATGGCATCGCGCGGGTTGAGAATTTTTGGATCGGGAACTGTTTCGACCCGCACATCGTTAGCACCATGCCAGCAAGCTGCTTTCATAGTCATTAGTCCTTAAGTTATTGGTTATTGTCGTTAGTCTTCTCATTAGTTATTTGTCGTTAGCTAATAAACAAAGGACAAGTGACTATTTCCCTCTTGGTTGTCCCTCTGTGGTGGCAATCTCGCCTGCTTCCATCATCATTTTGAAGCGGCGTAAATCATCTCCAATCTGCTGTTCTGGTTCTTCGCCGAAGAGTTTGGCAATGGTAGCTCCAATTGCTCCACCAGGCGGGTTATATTTCGTGACAACTTTTACCTCAGTACCGCGATTGGCGGGTGCTGGCTGGAAGCGGACAGAACCAGAGTTATCAACATCTGCACCTTCAACCGAAGCCCAAGCAATCAATTCGTTTTCCCGATCTTCAATGATGTCTGCATCCCATTCAACATTTACACCTAACACCCCACTGGTCGTCCAGTGCGTTCGCGTAGCGTGTCCGGAGGACTCTCGCTGATTATCGTGTACTTTTACGTCTTTGAGATGCTTCATGAAGCGCGGCAAGTTCCCAAAGTTATGCCAAAAGCGGTAGAGTTCCTCTGCTGGTTTGTTAATCGTTACCGTCTTTTCAACTTTAATCGGTTGG from Nostoc sp. HK-01 encodes:
- a CDS encoding aldo/keto reductase — its product is MEQHRFGSTQREVAAIGQGTWYIDNGDRASAIAALRQGLDLGMTHIDTAEMYGRAEEVVAEAIAGRRDRVFLVSKVLPGNASRRGTIIACEKSLARLHTDRLDCYLLHWRGQHPLEETIAAFEQLQHEGKILCWGVSNFDVPDLETVQNIAGEGSLVCNQVLYHLRQRAIEHAVIPWCEKHGVAVVAYSPFGHGDFPSSRTTAGRVLQEIAAAHNATPRQVALRFLVRHSSLFAIPKASNPEHAAENAGAGELNLTQTELDRIDAAFPTGSRPRVLPML
- a CDS encoding alcohol dehydrogenase, which codes for MKALCWHGANDVRVDTVPDPKIINPRDAIVKITSTAICGSDLHLYDGYIPTMEKGDILGHEFMGEVVELGSAVKNVKIGDRVVVPFTISCGSCFFCQKDLWSLCDNSNPNAWIPEKLMGYSPSGLFGYSHMMGGYAGGQAEYARVPFADVGLFKIPDGLTDEQVLFLTDIFPTGYMAAENCDIQPGDTVAIWGCGPVGQFAIRSAYMLGAERVIAIDRVPERLQMAKDGKAEVLNYEEVDVGEALKEMTGGRGPDACMDAVGMEAHGTGPDAFYDQVKQAVRMETDRPTALRQVIVACRKGGTVSIPGVYGGFVDKIPMGAAMNKALTFKTGQTHVHRYLRPLLERVQNGDIDPSFVITHRLPLEQAPHGYEIFKHKKDNCIKIVLKPGQAA
- a CDS encoding alcohol dehydrogenase GroES domain protein; protein product: MKAACWHGANDVRVETVPDPKILNPRDAILKVTSTTICGSDLHLYDGYIPTMQPGDILGHEFMGEVVEIGSEVKQLQKGDRVAVSSMVGCGSCFFCQRDLWSLCDNSNPNAWMQEKVFGFGTSGIYGYSHLFGGYAGGDAEYVRVPFADHGALKLPQDIPDEKLLPITDAFPTGYMGADLCNIQPGDIVAVWGCGPVGQFAMVSAYLLGAERVIGIDRFPYRLQLAKDFAKAETINYEEVDAGEALKEMTGGRGPDACIDACGMEAHGIGLEGFYDEAKQAVRLETDRPHVLRQMILACRKGGTLSVMGVYAGFVDKMPMGAFMNKALTLKTGQMHGQKYMPRLLSHVIEGEVDPSAVFSHRLSLEDAPRGFKLFKHKQDNCVKVLLKP
- a CDS encoding cyclase/dehydrase → MSQPIKVEKTVTINKPAEELYRFWHNFGNLPRFMKHLKDVKVHDNQRESSGHATRTHWTTSGVLGVNVEWDADIIEDRENELIAWASVEGADVDNSGSVRFQPAPANRGTEVKVVTKYNPPGGAIGATIAKLFGEEPEQQIGDDLRRFKMMMEAGEIATTEGQPRGK
- a CDS encoding intracellular protease, PfpI family protein, which encodes MTEELTNKKVAILVTDGFEQVEMTQPKLALESAGAQTHIISPKSDRVQGWNYYDKGDFFPVDVPLDQVNPADYDALLLPGGVANPDQLRTQAKVIEFIKSFFDTDKPVAVICHGPWTLIDADVVRARRLTSWPSLKTDLQNAGAQWVDQEVVVDSNLVSSRKPDDIPAFNREMIELFSHAGQVRQMV
- a CDS encoding diguanylate cyclase/phosphodiesterase with PAS/PAC and GAF sensor(s) produces the protein MPACNIVYRNQRKFYKKNNNLTSSNKKYISKLQERKRELLSELEVCKDSLLNWQSLLGSLAELSPFPIIIICLETNEILFDNQSFSLCFDLVFDKRISEIKSDIFVNPDLWNWLISQLKTHNVIKNQVVELKKSNGDIFAAQISAKTVNYEGKLAGLFLFMEQSPQINTVLTNAVQHPLQTANISTQIESLDSHIKNISNHTSITTLHKNTLEEADYQQLKTRLHLLERTLSASSNGIILTDAQKPNNPIIYVNPAFEVITGYCAAEVIGRNCCFLQGKQRNQTGVDELRNAIAQQRECHVVLQNYRKDGSLFWNELHIAPVFDTDGSLTHFLGVQTDITERIEIAQTLHKQQQQYRRIVETATEGIWVLNCDNQTTFVNKQMAAMLGYSIEQMLGKSLFCFMDSEGIEIANAYLVRRHQGIHERHDFKFRCHDGSELWTIISCAPLFDDQGNYVGALGMVTDITARKKAEAALQESKQRLDGILHSLEDVVWSISAATFETLYLNSAVEKIYGCCADDFFTNSNLWFEMIHPDDQARVGEAVPPLFETGSQEIEYRIIRPDGQVRWLFNRSHLIYDTNGQAVRIEGIATDITERKLMEEKLIRLAFYDVLTGLPNRALFMDKLQQTIARGGSQSNDLFAVLFLDLDRFKVVNDSLGHLVGDQLLMALAERLQSCLQPQDTLARWGGDEFTILLPQIESIEDATVVAENIHQALKSPFKLSGYEVFSSASIGIALGTDGCTQAAHLLRDADSALYRAKADGKARHTVFQTTMYTQALALLHLETDLRWAIERQQLQILYQPIVCVSTGKITGFEALVRWQHPVQGLIPPSKFIPLAEETGLIIPIGEWILRQSCYQLRQWQLKFPELTPLSISVNLSSKQFIQPDLVQQIAQILQEISLLPNSLKLEITESAIMDNPEKAATILGQLKAFGIQLCIDDFGTGYSSLAYLHQFPIDVLKVDRSFINRIDIGDGQLAIVRAIITLAKNLSMSVVAEGVESLNQLAQLRLLQCEQAQGYLFSQPLNSQDIDLLLTSQPCFCAKMFD